The following coding sequences are from one Musa acuminata AAA Group cultivar baxijiao chromosome BXJ1-6, Cavendish_Baxijiao_AAA, whole genome shotgun sequence window:
- the LOC135675493 gene encoding uncharacterized protein LOC135675493, with amino-acid sequence MPPKSEQATAAGAGASQPSDQGSMDPFLHLLRILPYSFLRPPRTRLKLPSSLALPSPMTVFSLVLLTYFAVVSGLVYDVIVEPPGIGSTQDHFTGTVRPVVFLPGRVNGQYIIEGLSSGFMFVLGGVGLILMDLALDRNRARSVRISFASFGISAVVIAYLMSMLFIRIKIPAYLT; translated from the coding sequence ATGCCGCCCAAATCGGAGCAAGCCACCGCTGCCGGCGCGGGTGCCTCCCAACCCTCGGACCAGGGTTCGATGGATCCCTTCCTCCACCTCCTCAGGATCCTCCCTTACAGCTTCCTCCGCCCGCCGCGCACTCGCCTGAAGCTTCCCTCCTCCCTGGCCCTCCCCTCCCCGATGACTGTCTTCTCCCTCGTCCTCCTCACCTACTTCGCCGTGGTCTCCGGGCTTGTCTACGACGTCATCGTCGAGCCCCCCGGCATCGGCAGCACCCAGGACCACTTCACCGGCACCGTCCGCCCCGTCGTCTTCCTCCCCGGCCGCGTCAACGGCCAGTACATCATCGAGGGCCTCTCCTCCGGATTCATGTTTGTGCTCGGCGGCGTCGGCCTGATCCTGATGGACCTTGCTCTCGACCGCAACCGCGCCCGCAGCGTCCGCATCTCCTTCGCGTCCTTCGGGATCTCCGCTGTGGTCATCGCCTACCTCATGAGCATGCTCTTCATCCGCATCAAGATCCCCGCGTACCTCACATGA
- the LOC135582731 gene encoding transcription factor bHLH144-like, protein MKRNTRYFGGKKPLSEDAYDSTAGAPVAGHEPHGFPGPLNNIQFQPSETCPKNMVIFDQTHQQSRVMFHPWLAHKLGSPSFDAYGANAHEAGKSGYGNDEEEAEDIDALLSSEEGEEDEVVSTGRSPSKKEKMKKMVKTLKGIVPGGDGMDTPAVLDEAVKYLKSLKVEVKKMGMKHN, encoded by the coding sequence ATGAAGAGGAACACGAGATACTTTGGTGGAAAGAAGCCTCTTTCGGAGGATGCATATGACTCCACTGCAGGTGCGCCTGTTGCAGGGCACGAGCCCCATGGATTCCCTGGGCCGCTCAACAACATCCAGTTCCAGCCGTCGGAGACGTGCCCCAAGAACATGGTCATCTTCGACCAGACACATCAGCAGAGCCGGGTCATGTTCCACCCTTGGCTGGCCCACAAGCTCGGCTCGCCCAGCTTCGATGCCTACGGAGCTAACGCCCACGAGGCCGGCAAGAGCGGGTACGGCAAcgacgaggaggaggcggaggacatCGACGCATTGCTGAGTTccgaagaaggtgaggaagatgaggtggTCAGCACGGGGAGGTCGCCGTCCAAAaaggagaagatgaagaagatggtAAAGACGCTGAAGGGAATCGTGCCCGGCGGCGACGGCATGGACACACCTGCTGTGCTTGACGAAGCCGTGAAGTACCTGAAATCTCTCAAGGTCGAGGTGAAGAAGATGGGGATGAAGCACAACTGA